From Triticum aestivum cultivar Chinese Spring chromosome 4A, IWGSC CS RefSeq v2.1, whole genome shotgun sequence, a single genomic window includes:
- the LOC123086670 gene encoding myb-related protein 330, which produces MGRSPCCEKAHTNKGAWTKEEDQRLIAYIKAHGEGCWRSLPKAAGLLRCGKSCRLRWINYLRPDLKRGNFTEEEDELIIKLHELLGNKWSLIAGRLPGRTDNEIKNYWNTHIKRKLLARGMDPHTHRPLNAIAGAAMPAQQLRVAHQHQYAAATPGGHHLQPQQQDPFAALSSSAEPACSHSSDDEPAGSATPPPPSRRHLGIDLNLSISLAPYQPDDPAVKQEAATTASHNNATTSTSAACMCLNRLGFQGAGEGCRCGGASSVPMQQQASTQHMFRFIAPLEGGRQ; this is translated from the exons ATGGGGAGGTCCCCGTGCTGCGAGAAGGCGCACACCAACAAGGGCGCCTGGACCAAGGAGGAGGACCAGCGCCTCATCGCCTACATCAAGGCCCATGGCGAGGGCTGCTGGAGGTCCCTCCCCAAAGCCGCAG GGCTGCTGCGGTGCGGGAAGAGCTGCAGGCTGCGGTGGATCAACTACCTGAGGCCGGACCTCAAACGGGGCAACttcaccgaggaggaggacgagctcATCATCAAGCTCCACGAGCTGCTCGGCAACAA GTGGTCGCTCATCGCCGGGAGGCTGCCGGGGAGGACGGACAACGAGATCAAGAACTACTGGAACACGCACATCAAGCGCAAGCTCCTGGCCCGCGGCATGGACCCGCACACCCACCGCCCGCTTAATGCCATCGCGGGGGCCGCCATGCCGGCGCAGCAGCTCCGGGTCGCGCACCAACACCAGTACGCGGCTGCCACACCCGGTGGCCACCACCTCCAGCCGCAGCAGCAGGATCCCTTCGCGGCTCTCTCCAGCTCAGCCGAGCCCGCCTGCAGCCACAGCAGCGACGACGAGCCGGCCGGCTCCgccacgccgccgccaccgtcgcgaCGGCACCTCGGCATCGACCTCAACCTCTCCATCAGCCTTGCACCCTACCAGCCGGACGACCCAGCGGTGAAACAGGAGGCAGCAACGACGGCGAGCCACAACAATGCAACAACGTCCACGTCGGCGGCGTGCATGTGCTTGAACCGCCTCGGGTTCCAGGGCGCCGGCGAGGGATGCCGCTGCGGCGGCGCTTCCTCCGTGCCCATGCAGCAGCAGGCCAGCACGCAGCACATGTTCAGATTCATCGCGCCGCTAGAGGGCGGACGCCAATAG